One region of Chlorogloeopsis sp. ULAP01 genomic DNA includes:
- a CDS encoding non-ribosomal peptide synthetase: MKDFQNFSEQNPSLKDKLELLAYFLEEEGVELDKTQTISPRENSDTALLSFAQQRLWFLQQLQPQSSAYNIPAAIRLNGQLNVAALEHSIHEIVRRHEVLRTTFMIVDQQPVQVVHSALTLVLPTIDLQDLPESERETKTLQLATEEAQKPFDLTQGPLLRAKLLCVSPQEHILLLTMHHIVSDGWSLGVLLRELAALYDAFSHHKSVPLPPLSIQYADFAVWQRDWLQGEVLSELLAYWKQQLSGNLPVLQLPTDRSRAAIQTFRGARQGFVLPKPLSEQIKHLCQQEGVTLFMTLLAAFKILLYRYTGQEDILVGSPVANRNHAEIENLIGLFINTLVLRTDLAGNPTFRELLCRVRQMVLEAHNHQDLPFEKLVETLQPERNTSYTPLFQVMFALQNTPMPALDFSGLKLSPLEIDSGTAKFDLTLDISETANGIEGCWEYNTDLFDASTIGRMTGHFQTLLAGMVACPNQRLSDLPLLTLAEQHQILVEWNHTHKEYPRQKCIHQLFEAQVERTPDAIAMVCKDEQITYRDLNKRANQLAHYLEKVGVQPEVRVGICVERSLQMIIGLLGILKAGGAYIPLDPSYPQERLAFMLQDAQAPILLTQTQILAKFPQHSAQVVYLDTDWKTIHQESEDNPNTQVLSSHNAYVLYTSGSTGKPKAVVIEHHSTVAFLDWARQVFTDKDLAGVLAATSICFDLSIFELFAPLCWGGKAILANNVLHLPNLPAKEEVTLINTVPSAIAELLRLNAIPTSVRTINLAGEPLAKKLVQLLYKHSSVQQIFNLYGPSEDTTYSTFALVKPEDSVVSIGRPITNTQVYVLDRDLKPVPIGIPGELYISGEGLARGYLNRSELTAQKFIRNPFSSELESRLYKTGDLVRYLPDGNLEYIGRLDHQVKIRGFRIELGEIEIVLSQHPAVQETIVVAREDIPGNKRLVAYLVLHQQPTPTISDLRRFLKQKLPEYMVPSSFVMLDTLPLTPNGKVDRRALPAPEMAVPERELTFVTPRNPIEEMLAGIWTNILGIEKVGIHDNFFELGGHSLLATQLISQVQTNLKVELPLRSLFKAPTVAGLAECIQTVRRSGQSTVDLPLLPMALDKDIPMSFAQARLWFLEQLQPGNSLYNIAAAIHIQGRLNVVALKQSFDEILRRHEALRTNFTVVDGQLIQVITQNLSQTLPIVDLQKLPEPEREIQVQQLAIKEAQQPFALERDPLLRTTLLWLDDEEYVLLLTMHHIVSDGWSIGVLFQEIAVLYEAFCTGKPSPLPEPSIQYADFAVWQRQWLQGEVLEALLFYWKQHLSGSLPVLELPTDRPRPAVPTFQGSIQSLVLPKLLTEKLKLLSHKEGVTLFITLLTVFKILLYHYTGLDDILVGSPIANRNRTEIEGLIGFFTNTLVLRTDLSGNPSFRELLSRVREVTLGAYDHQDLPLEKLEEELQPERYIKRVPLFQVMFVFQNTPKPFLEFSGLTLKQIEVDSGIVKRDLTLDLSEEPEGLNGSFEYNSDLFNPATIARMARYFQTLLKNIVTNPDLHLSELSMAIASRCD, translated from the coding sequence ATGAAAGACTTTCAAAACTTCTCAGAGCAAAATCCGTCATTAAAAGACAAACTAGAACTTCTCGCCTACTTTTTAGAAGAGGAGGGGGTTGAACTAGACAAAACACAAACAATTTCCCCACGAGAAAACTCAGATACAGCGCTTCTTTCATTTGCTCAACAAAGACTGTGGTTTCTCCAGCAATTACAGCCCCAAAGTTCGGCATACAACATTCCAGCTGCTATCCGTCTCAATGGTCAGTTGAATGTGGCGGCACTAGAGCATAGCATCCACGAAATCGTGCGGCGTCATGAAGTCTTGCGAACTACATTTATGATCGTAGACCAGCAACCAGTGCAAGTGGTTCACTCGGCTCTTACTTTAGTGTTGCCGACGATAGATCTCCAGGATTTACCTGAAAGCGAGCGAGAAACAAAAACTTTGCAATTGGCGACTGAAGAAGCCCAAAAACCTTTTGATTTGACACAGGGGCCGCTGTTGCGTGCTAAACTTTTGTGCGTATCGCCACAGGAACATATACTTCTGTTGACAATGCATCATATTGTCTCCGATGGCTGGTCTCTAGGAGTGTTGCTGCGGGAGTTAGCAGCGCTTTATGATGCTTTTTCTCACCACAAGTCTGTACCACTTCCTCCACTCTCCATTCAATATGCAGACTTTGCTGTTTGGCAGCGAGATTGGTTGCAAGGCGAGGTATTATCAGAGCTACTTGCCTACTGGAAGCAACAGCTGAGTGGAAATCTCCCTGTACTCCAGTTGCCCACTGACCGATCGCGGGCTGCGATTCAGACTTTTCGCGGAGCAAGGCAGGGGTTTGTGCTGCCAAAGCCTCTTTCTGAGCAAATCAAGCATCTCTGCCAGCAAGAAGGGGTCACCTTATTTATGACTCTACTGGCAGCTTTCAAAATCTTGCTTTACCGTTATACAGGGCAGGAAGACATTCTTGTCGGTTCTCCGGTTGCTAACCGTAACCATGCGGAAATTGAAAATTTAATTGGCTTGTTTATCAATACATTAGTATTGCGTACAGATTTGGCAGGGAACCCTACCTTTAGAGAACTGCTTTGTCGGGTGCGCCAGATGGTTTTAGAAGCCCACAATCATCAGGATCTACCCTTTGAGAAACTGGTGGAAACTTTGCAACCAGAGCGGAACACCAGCTATACACCTCTATTTCAGGTAATGTTCGCCCTTCAGAATACTCCTATGCCTGCCCTGGATTTTTCTGGTTTGAAATTAAGTCCATTAGAAATTGACAGTGGAACAGCGAAGTTTGACTTGACACTCGATATTTCCGAGACAGCCAACGGCATAGAAGGTTGCTGGGAATACAATACAGACTTATTTGATGCCAGCACTATTGGACGAATGACAGGGCATTTTCAAACTTTATTGGCAGGAATGGTTGCTTGCCCAAACCAGCGTTTATCAGATTTGCCTTTGCTGACATTAGCCGAACAGCATCAAATTTTGGTGGAGTGGAATCATACCCACAAAGAATATCCTCGACAAAAGTGTATCCATCAATTATTTGAAGCACAAGTAGAGCGAACTCCTGATGCCATTGCCATGGTTTGCAAAGACGAGCAAATTACCTACCGAGATTTGAATAAACGCGCCAATCAACTAGCCCATTACCTGGAGAAAGTAGGTGTTCAACCAGAGGTACGGGTAGGTATATGTGTTGAGCGATCGCTTCAGATGATTATAGGTCTATTAGGTATTCTCAAAGCTGGCGGTGCTTATATTCCCCTTGATCCTAGCTATCCCCAAGAACGCTTGGCATTCATGTTGCAAGATGCCCAAGCCCCAATACTGCTTACCCAAACACAAATACTTGCCAAATTTCCCCAGCATTCGGCACAAGTCGTCTATCTAGATACTGACTGGAAAACTATCCATCAAGAAAGTGAGGATAACCCCAATACTCAAGTGCTATCTTCACACAATGCCTACGTACTTTACACTTCCGGCTCTACAGGTAAACCCAAAGCTGTTGTAATTGAACATCACAGTACGGTAGCCTTTCTAGATTGGGCAAGACAGGTATTTACTGACAAGGATCTAGCTGGGGTTTTAGCAGCAACTTCCATCTGCTTTGATTTGTCTATCTTTGAGTTATTTGCACCTCTTTGCTGGGGAGGTAAAGCAATTCTGGCAAACAACGTTTTACATCTTCCAAATTTACCTGCCAAGGAAGAAGTCACTCTAATTAATACAGTTCCTTCTGCAATAGCTGAATTACTAAGATTAAATGCCATACCTACTTCTGTACGCACTATAAATTTAGCGGGTGAACCTCTTGCGAAAAAGCTTGTACAGCTGCTGTATAAACATAGTAGTGTACAACAGATCTTCAATCTTTATGGGCCTTCGGAAGACACGACCTATTCTACATTTGCTTTGGTGAAACCAGAGGATAGTGTAGTATCCATCGGTCGTCCCATTACCAATACCCAAGTTTATGTTTTAGACCGTGATCTCAAACCCGTACCCATTGGAATTCCAGGTGAATTATATATCAGTGGTGAGGGATTAGCCCGTGGCTACCTTAACCGTTCCGAGTTAACTGCACAAAAGTTCATTCGTAACCCGTTTAGTAGCGAGCTAGAGTCACGTCTTTATAAAACTGGCGATCTAGTACGCTATTTACCTGATGGAAATCTTGAATATATTGGGCGACTAGACCATCAGGTAAAAATTCGTGGCTTCCGCATCGAGTTAGGTGAAATTGAGATTGTGCTGAGTCAACACCCAGCTGTGCAAGAGACTATAGTTGTTGCCAGAGAAGATATTCCTGGAAATAAGCGGTTAGTAGCCTACCTTGTCCTGCATCAGCAGCCAACACCAACAATTAGTGATTTGCGCCGCTTCCTGAAACAGAAGCTACCAGAATACATGGTACCTTCTTCCTTTGTGATGCTAGACACTTTACCGCTGACGCCTAATGGCAAGGTAGATCGTCGCGCCCTACCAGCACCTGAGATGGCTGTTCCCGAACGAGAACTCACTTTTGTAACCCCTCGAAATCCGATTGAGGAGATGTTAGCAGGTATCTGGACCAATATTTTGGGTATTGAGAAAGTTGGCATTCACGACAACTTCTTTGAACTAGGCGGACATTCCTTACTAGCAACGCAACTCATCTCACAAGTGCAGACAAACTTAAAAGTGGAATTGCCATTGCGTAGCTTGTTTAAAGCTCCCACAGTTGCCGGACTGGCTGAGTGTATTCAGACGGTGCGCAGAAGCGGGCAATCTACAGTAGACCTCCCGTTATTACCCATGGCACTTGATAAAGACATCCCTATGTCTTTTGCTCAAGCTAGACTTTGGTTTCTTGAACAGTTGCAACCTGGTAACTCTCTTTATAACATTGCTGCTGCCATTCACATCCAGGGACGTCTAAATGTAGTAGCCCTCAAGCAGAGCTTTGACGAAATCCTTAGGCGTCACGAAGCTCTAAGAACCAACTTTACTGTTGTAGATGGGCAACTGATTCAGGTGATTACCCAGAACTTGAGCCAGACACTGCCAATAGTAGATCTCCAAAAATTACCTGAGCCTGAGCGGGAGATCCAAGTTCAGCAACTCGCTATTAAGGAAGCACAGCAGCCCTTTGCTCTAGAGCGAGACCCATTGTTGCGAACTACCTTGCTGTGGTTGGACGATGAGGAGTATGTGTTGCTCTTGACAATGCACCACATCGTCAGCGATGGTTGGTCTATAGGGGTTTTGTTTCAAGAAATAGCAGTACTCTACGAAGCCTTCTGTACTGGCAAGCCTTCGCCCCTTCCTGAACCCTCAATTCAGTATGCAGACTTTGCTGTTTGGCAGCGACAGTGGCTACAAGGTGAAGTTCTAGAAGCTCTACTTTTCTATTGGAAACAGCACCTTAGTGGCAGCCTTCCTGTACTGGAATTGCCCACCGACCGACCTCGACCAGCAGTACCAACCTTTCAAGGCTCAATACAATCGTTGGTGCTACCTAAGCTGCTAACGGAGAAACTCAAGCTTCTCAGCCACAAAGAAGGGGTGACTTTGTTCATAACACTGTTGACAGTGTTTAAGATATTGCTCTACCACTACACCGGGCTGGATGACATTCTGGTGGGATCGCCAATCGCCAACCGCAACCGAACCGAGATTGAAGGACTGATTGGCTTCTTTACTAACACGCTGGTACTTCGCACCGACCTATCAGGCAATCCCAGTTTTCGGGAGCTACTGAGTCGGGTACGTGAGGTAACCCTGGGAGCTTATGACCACCAAGATTTGCCTTTGGAGAAGCTGGAGGAGGAATTGCAACCAGAGCGGTATATAAAACGTGTACCACTGTTTCAGGTAATGTTCGTCTTTCAGAATACTCCTAAACCTTTCCTAGAGTTTTCAGGGTTAACCTTGAAACAAATCGAAGTCGATAGCGGGATAGTTAAGCGTGATTTAACGCTCGATTTATCAGAAGAACCAGAGGGGCTGAATGGCAGTTTTGAATACAATTCTGACCTCTTCAATCCCGCTACCATCGCCCGGATGGCGAGATATTTTCAGACCTTGCTGAAAAATATTGTTACTAATCCCGATCTGCACCTGTCGGAATTGTCAATGGCGATCGCTTCCCGTTGCGATTGA
- a CDS encoding non-ribosomal peptide synthetase yields the protein MTNSLHNLKVSTFVDLLRYRTLHQPDQLAFTFLVNGETEVSSFTYQELDRKARQIAAYLQSIDATGGRALLLYSPGLEFVAAFFGCLYAGVVAVPAYPPRANQSLSRLQAIVTDAQAAIALTNTDVLSNIERKSIDFPALKTLRWIATNNLEISWEQKWEKPVITSDTLAFLQYTSGSTGIPKGVMLSHTHLLHNSAQIQQCFEHTPNSRGVIWLPPYHDMGLIGGILQPVYSGFPTTLMSPVDFLQRPVRWLQAITRYKATTSGGPNFAYDLCIRKITPEERQTLDLSSWNVAFNGAEPIRRETLEQFASTFADCGFHYEAFYPCYGLAEATLLVAGGKKAAPPTVKTFQASSLEQNQVVATREDNGNARTLIGCGQSQLQQKIIVVDPKTLTPCLADQVGEIWVSGASIAGGYWNRTEETKRTFAAQIKDTGEDTFLRTGDLGFFHAGEMFITGRLKDLIIIRGRNHYPQDIEITVEKSHPTLQSAAGAACAIDVAGEERLVIVQEVKRSYLRHLDVNEVIAAIRQAIAENHELQVYGVLLLKPGSIPKTSSGKIQRHACCAGFLNQSLDVVGSSILADTYEINSKDNLTQETLLALAAKDRQPRLEFYLQECIAQVLKIPPSQLDLQQPLTSLGLDSLMAVELQHSIETDLGIVLPISRFLQGDSIAQLAIAILTELTAPSFTQATPLISTEKVNLQHPLSYGQRAMWLLHQLAPKSAAYNIVNAVRLRGELDIDALQYAFAKLVERHPALRTTFTIVDREPVQIVHEQMQIGFQLQDISTWSEEFLNQHLQQTARLPFNLEQGPLMRVHLFAQSEVEHILLLAVHHIVVDFWSLAVLAQELGIFYQAKTNGISVSLARLPLDYTDYTHATAQMLASPKGEKLWAYWQRQLAGDLPILNLSTDKPRPAIQTDRGATVPWKLNADLTQKLQTLSRSQGATLYMTLLAAFQVLLYRYTGQEDILVGSPTAGRSRSDLSGLVGYFVNPVVLRGNLSGNPNFKAFLDQMRQTVLDAFEHQDYPFALLVERLQAVRDSRRSPIFQTMFVLEKAHLQNQESLAGFALGETGARMHLGELEMESLGLEQRVALFDLTLTMAEVNGELAASWEYNTDLFAAETISRMAGHYQTLLESIVANPAQCISTLPLLTSTESHQLLREWNRTQTDYPQKCLHELFAAQVERTPQAIAVMFEKQQLTYRELDSRANQLAHYLKSLGVDADTLVGICMKRSLEMIIGVLGILKAGGAYVPLDPSYPQARLAFMLEDSQTTILLTQQKLVTNLPEHTAKVIYLDTGWEIIAQESADYPTTNITPAHLAYVIYTSGSTGQPKGVMIPHQGIVNRLLWGIEHYQLTSSDRILQKTSFSFDVAVWEIFGALLSGARLVIARPGGHQEPNYLVRVMAQEQITLVDFVPAMLQLVLEEPGLEACTTLRYVTCGGEALPMQVRDRFFARLNGVELHNCYGPTEVSIDATTWKVEPHSSVIAIGKAIANQQVYILDKHLQPVPIGVPGELYVGGAGLARGYLNNPDLTAEKFIPNPFISCREAINRVSRIYKTGDLARYLANGNIEFLGRLDEQVKIRGFRLELGEIETLLRRHPSIAEAAVCVRNHLSDKLSAQYLVVYVVHKLGAINLHQNESLRIYLSRYLPDYMLPSAFVTMPQLPRSPNGKLDYSALPTPDATSLEQSESFVPPRTALEEILAAIWCGILPVERVGIYNTFFELGGNSLLAIQIISRLRDIFRVELPLQSLFEANTVAKLAQLLIAQETKPGQMEKIAQVFQKINAMSANDVRARLQQKKQETGNT from the coding sequence ATGACTAACTCCTTACATAATCTGAAAGTTTCCACTTTTGTAGACCTGCTACGCTACAGAACATTACACCAGCCAGATCAACTGGCTTTTACCTTTCTAGTGAATGGAGAAACAGAAGTAAGTAGCTTTACTTATCAAGAATTGGATCGAAAGGCAAGACAAATCGCTGCTTACCTGCAATCAATAGATGCCACTGGTGGTAGAGCATTGTTACTGTACTCTCCTGGTTTGGAGTTTGTCGCAGCGTTTTTTGGTTGTCTGTATGCGGGAGTTGTTGCTGTTCCAGCTTATCCACCCCGCGCTAACCAGTCTCTGTCGCGATTGCAAGCAATAGTGACAGACGCACAAGCAGCGATCGCACTCACAAATACCGACGTTTTATCAAATATCGAACGTAAAAGTATCGATTTTCCGGCTCTTAAGACTCTGCGCTGGATAGCAACTAACAACCTAGAAATTAGCTGGGAACAAAAATGGGAAAAACCAGTTATTACTAGTGACACACTGGCATTTCTTCAGTACACCTCTGGTTCTACAGGAATTCCCAAAGGAGTGATGCTCAGTCACACTCACTTGCTACATAACTCAGCTCAAATTCAGCAGTGTTTCGAGCATACACCCAACAGTAGGGGTGTAATCTGGTTGCCACCATACCATGATATGGGTTTGATTGGTGGAATTCTTCAGCCAGTTTACAGTGGTTTTCCGACAACACTGATGTCGCCAGTAGACTTTTTACAACGACCTGTACGCTGGTTGCAAGCAATTACTCGCTACAAAGCCACGACTAGTGGCGGCCCCAATTTTGCTTATGACCTATGCATTCGCAAGATTACTCCCGAAGAACGGCAGACTCTTGACCTCAGCAGCTGGAACGTAGCCTTTAATGGCGCTGAACCGATTCGTCGCGAAACTTTGGAACAGTTTGCTAGCACTTTTGCTGATTGTGGCTTTCACTATGAAGCATTTTACCCCTGCTATGGACTCGCTGAGGCTACTTTACTAGTTGCTGGTGGTAAAAAGGCAGCACCCCCGACAGTGAAAACATTTCAGGCTTCTAGTTTGGAACAAAACCAAGTTGTAGCAACCAGGGAAGATAATGGCAATGCCCGTACTTTGATTGGCTGTGGTCAAAGCCAGTTGCAACAAAAAATTATTGTCGTAGATCCTAAAACTTTAACTCCCTGTTTAGCTGATCAAGTCGGAGAAATTTGGGTGTCGGGTGCAAGTATTGCTGGTGGTTATTGGAACCGAACTGAAGAAACAAAGCGTACTTTTGCAGCGCAAATTAAAGATACAGGTGAGGATACATTTCTACGCACGGGAGACTTAGGATTTTTCCATGCAGGGGAAATGTTTATTACTGGTCGTCTCAAAGACTTAATTATTATTCGCGGTCGCAATCATTACCCCCAGGACATTGAAATCACAGTCGAAAAAAGCCATCCGACACTGCAATCTGCGGCAGGTGCGGCGTGTGCAATTGATGTTGCAGGCGAAGAACGGCTAGTGATTGTGCAAGAAGTGAAGCGGAGTTACCTGCGGCATTTGGATGTCAACGAAGTTATTGCAGCTATTCGGCAAGCGATCGCAGAAAATCATGAATTGCAAGTATATGGTGTGCTGCTACTCAAACCGGGAAGCATCCCCAAAACTTCCAGTGGCAAGATTCAGCGTCATGCCTGCTGTGCTGGCTTTTTGAATCAAAGTCTGGATGTGGTAGGTAGTAGTATTCTGGCAGATACCTATGAGATCAACAGCAAAGATAATCTGACTCAGGAAACTCTTTTGGCATTAGCAGCCAAAGACCGTCAGCCTCGCTTAGAGTTTTATCTTCAAGAATGCATAGCCCAAGTGCTGAAGATACCTCCTTCCCAGTTGGACTTACAGCAGCCGTTGACTAGTTTAGGTCTAGACTCGTTGATGGCTGTCGAACTGCAACACAGTATTGAAACTGATTTAGGCATAGTTTTGCCCATCTCCAGATTTCTGCAAGGTGATAGTATCGCTCAACTAGCGATCGCTATCCTGACTGAATTAACAGCACCCAGCTTTACCCAAGCAACTCCTCTCATCTCCACCGAGAAAGTTAATCTCCAACACCCTCTCTCCTATGGTCAACGGGCAATGTGGCTCCTGCACCAACTGGCACCCAAAAGTGCAGCTTACAATATTGTCAATGCTGTGCGCTTGCGAGGAGAACTGGACATTGACGCGTTGCAATATGCATTTGCAAAACTGGTAGAGCGTCATCCGGCTTTAAGGACTACCTTCACTATTGTTGACAGGGAACCTGTGCAAATAGTTCACGAACAGATGCAGATTGGCTTCCAACTCCAAGACATTTCTACCTGGAGCGAAGAATTTCTCAATCAACATCTACAGCAAACAGCTCGCCTTCCCTTTAACTTGGAGCAAGGGCCGCTCATGCGTGTACATCTGTTCGCACAGTCGGAGGTAGAACACATTCTCTTGCTGGCTGTACATCATATCGTCGTAGATTTCTGGTCTTTAGCAGTCCTCGCCCAGGAGCTAGGAATATTCTACCAAGCAAAAACAAATGGTATCTCCGTATCTCTAGCTAGACTGCCACTAGATTACACAGACTATACTCACGCTACAGCACAAATGCTAGCTAGTCCAAAAGGAGAGAAACTTTGGGCTTATTGGCAAAGACAACTAGCTGGTGATTTACCAATATTAAATTTATCTACAGACAAACCACGACCAGCAATTCAAACTGATCGAGGTGCAACAGTACCTTGGAAGTTAAATGCTGATCTAACCCAGAAACTTCAGACTTTGAGTCGCAGTCAAGGAGCGACTCTCTACATGACCTTGCTGGCTGCTTTTCAGGTACTTCTTTACCGCTATACAGGTCAAGAAGATATTTTGGTAGGCTCCCCCACAGCAGGACGAAGTCGCTCAGATTTGTCTGGATTGGTAGGTTACTTTGTTAATCCCGTGGTACTGCGAGGGAATCTTTCTGGAAATCCTAACTTCAAGGCATTTTTGGATCAAATGCGGCAAACTGTTCTTGATGCCTTTGAACACCAAGACTATCCCTTTGCCCTTTTGGTAGAACGACTACAAGCAGTCAGGGACTCCAGGCGATCGCCCATATTCCAAACTATGTTCGTTTTGGAAAAAGCCCATCTGCAAAATCAAGAAAGCTTGGCAGGCTTTGCTTTAGGCGAGACAGGGGCGCGGATGCATCTGGGTGAACTGGAAATGGAGTCTTTAGGATTGGAACAACGGGTAGCTCTGTTCGATTTAACACTGACAATGGCAGAAGTGAATGGAGAACTAGCAGCATCCTGGGAATACAATACAGACTTGTTTGCAGCCGAAACTATCTCCCGCATGGCAGGTCATTACCAAACCTTACTAGAAAGTATCGTTGCCAATCCAGCCCAGTGTATTTCAACTTTGCCGTTATTGACATCAACCGAAAGCCATCAGTTGTTAAGAGAGTGGAACCGCACTCAGACAGACTATCCCCAAAAATGCCTCCACGAGTTGTTTGCGGCTCAGGTGGAGCGTACCCCTCAGGCGATCGCGGTGATGTTTGAAAAGCAACAATTAACTTACCGCGAATTGGACAGTCGGGCTAATCAACTAGCCCATTACTTAAAGTCGCTAGGTGTAGACGCTGACACGCTGGTAGGAATCTGCATGAAGCGCTCTTTAGAGATGATAATTGGGGTGCTGGGTATTCTCAAAGCTGGCGGTGCCTATGTACCTCTCGATCCCAGCTATCCTCAAGCACGACTAGCCTTTATGCTGGAGGACAGTCAGACAACTATTTTGTTGACTCAACAAAAGCTTGTCACCAATCTGCCAGAACATACAGCCAAGGTGATTTACCTGGATACTGGCTGGGAAATTATTGCCCAAGAAAGTGCAGACTACCCAACTACAAATATTACCCCTGCTCACCTGGCATATGTCATCTACACTTCTGGTTCGACAGGGCAACCAAAAGGAGTGATGATTCCTCATCAGGGAATTGTGAATCGCTTGCTTTGGGGTATAGAGCATTATCAACTCACCTCATCTGACAGGATTTTACAGAAAACCTCCTTTAGTTTTGACGTTGCGGTTTGGGAAATTTTCGGGGCATTGCTGTCTGGGGCGCGTCTAGTCATCGCACGACCAGGTGGTCATCAGGAACCCAATTATCTGGTTCGGGTGATGGCACAAGAGCAAATTACACTTGTGGACTTTGTTCCTGCCATGCTGCAACTAGTTTTAGAAGAACCGGGCTTAGAAGCTTGTACCACACTGCGCTACGTTACCTGTGGCGGCGAAGCCTTACCCATGCAAGTGCGCGATCGCTTCTTTGCTCGTCTCAATGGTGTGGAACTCCACAACTGCTACGGCCCCACAGAAGTATCTATTGATGCTACAACCTGGAAAGTAGAACCGCACTCATCAGTAATTGCCATCGGTAAGGCGATCGCTAACCAGCAAGTGTATATCCTAGACAAGCATTTGCAACCAGTTCCGATTGGTGTACCGGGTGAATTATATGTTGGTGGTGCTGGCTTGGCGCGTGGTTATTTGAACAACCCAGATCTAACTGCTGAGAAATTTATACCCAATCCTTTTATATCTTGTAGAGAGGCAATTAATCGCGTCTCTAGAATTTACAAAACTGGTGACTTAGCTCGTTATTTAGCCAACGGTAACATCGAATTTCTTGGTCGCCTTGACGAACAAGTCAAAATTCGTGGCTTCCGTCTGGAACTTGGAGAAATTGAAACTCTGTTGCGTCGCCATCCAAGTATTGCGGAAGCTGCTGTATGTGTACGCAATCACCTAAGTGATAAATTATCCGCCCAGTATTTAGTCGTCTATGTAGTACATAAACTAGGTGCAATTAATCTGCACCAAAATGAAAGCCTGCGCATATATTTGTCTCGTTATTTGCCAGACTATATGCTTCCCAGTGCTTTCGTCACCATGCCGCAACTACCACGGTCACCAAATGGTAAATTAGACTACAGCGCACTGCCGACACCGGATGCTACCAGCCTTGAGCAAAGTGAAAGTTTTGTTCCCCCCCGTACTGCACTTGAAGAAATATTAGCTGCGATTTGGTGCGGAATTCTTCCAGTTGAACGTGTAGGTATTTACAATACTTTCTTTGAGTTGGGAGGAAACTCTTTATTAGCTATTCAAATCATCTCCCGACTAAGAGACATTTTCCGGGTAGAACTACCCCTGCAAAGCCTTTTTGAAGCAAATACCGTAGCGAAGCTGGCACAACTTTTAATTGCTCAGGAAACAAAGCCAGGACAGATGGAAAAAATTGCTCAGGTTTTCCAGAAAATCAATGCTATGTCAGCCAATGATGTAAGAGCAAGGCTTCAGCAAAAGAAACAGGAAACAGGCAACACATGA
- a CDS encoding GNAT family N-acetyltransferase, whose product MELIETFTTPRLTAERLQLQHLNELHRMHRDKQVMATLGGVRSDEETRLFILNNLYHWQLYGFGLWVFRNKVNNQFVGRAGLRNIDIEGKKEVELAYALITKFWGKGLATEMGKEILKIGFEVLNLQEVICLTLTTNLASQRVMEKLGFQYNCEIIHADLPHLLYRLTVSSIFSHTYN is encoded by the coding sequence ATGGAGTTAATAGAAACATTTACTACTCCTCGGCTGACGGCTGAACGACTGCAATTGCAACATTTAAATGAACTTCATCGTATGCACCGAGATAAACAAGTTATGGCAACTTTAGGCGGTGTTCGCTCTGATGAAGAAACACGGCTTTTTATTTTAAATAACTTGTATCATTGGCAGCTTTATGGATTCGGATTATGGGTGTTTCGGAATAAAGTTAATAATCAGTTTGTTGGTCGTGCTGGGCTTCGCAATATCGATATAGAAGGGAAGAAAGAAGTAGAATTAGCTTATGCTTTAATAACTAAATTTTGGGGAAAAGGATTAGCTACAGAAATGGGTAAAGAAATCTTAAAAATTGGTTTTGAAGTGCTAAATTTACAGGAAGTTATTTGCTTGACTCTCACAACTAATCTAGCTTCCCAAAGAGTTATGGAAAAGTTAGGATTCCAATATAATTGTGAGATTATCCACGCAGATTTACCGCATTTATTGTACCGTTTAACAGTTTCATCTATTTTCTCTCACACTTATAACTAA